In one Mucilaginibacter ginsenosidivorax genomic region, the following are encoded:
- a CDS encoding DUF5916 domain-containing protein, whose product MNKVNPYIFFKIELLLLAICLFSLPASAQKKNSAFQYHIRKTTAPITIDGVMDEAWHKADSAANFFMVMPMDTSRAKVHTEVRMTFDNNNLYIIAVCYTAGPGEYMVESLKRDFAFLKNDNFIFFLDPFDTRTDGFSFGANAAGAQWDGTMYEGGKVDLSWDNKWISVVKNYPDKWVFEAAIPFKSIRYKKGVGQWGINFSRNDLITTEKSSWAPVPRQFPTASLAYTGLLVWDDLPPDAGTNISIIPYALTGISKDYSAGTKTDWKKEIGGDAKIGLTSSLNLDLTVNPDFSQVDVDQQVVNLNRYELFFPEKRQFFLENGDLFANFGYADIRPFFSRRIGLNAPIRFGTRLTGKLDKDWRVGLMDIQTGTSNDALTPAQNYGVLTLQRRVFGRSNIGFMFINKDATGTSPPGNAYNRNFGVEYNLASPSNLWTGKLLGLKSFTPGLKGHDLVAAAHVQYLSKYWTAYLQDEYVGKNYTAGVGYVPRVGYNKISPLILHNFFPKGGDVLIHGIQLTSNYYFDENFKRTDNESTLAYIMTLRNKSTFTVSGIDTYIKLLVPFDPTNTGKTPLPIGSQHHWNTVDVQFASKPQALFTYLLEGLHGGYYDGYRTSLIAQLGYRFQPYVNLFVNSSFNDLRLPQPYGDTQFWLIGPKADITLTNTLYFTTYVQYNGQVKNINTNVRLQWRYKPASDFFIVYGDNSIPSPYTVKNRQLVVKWTYWCNL is encoded by the coding sequence TTGAACAAAGTAAACCCGTACATATTTTTTAAAATAGAGTTACTGCTACTGGCTATTTGTTTGTTCAGTTTACCTGCATCGGCGCAAAAAAAGAACTCGGCTTTTCAATACCATATTCGTAAAACAACGGCTCCCATTACTATTGACGGCGTTATGGACGAGGCCTGGCATAAAGCCGATTCGGCAGCCAACTTTTTCATGGTAATGCCTATGGATACCAGCAGGGCCAAAGTACATACCGAAGTGCGGATGACCTTTGATAACAACAACCTTTACATTATTGCCGTTTGTTACACTGCCGGACCTGGCGAATATATGGTTGAATCGCTGAAGCGCGATTTTGCTTTTCTGAAGAACGATAACTTTATATTTTTTCTCGACCCTTTTGACACCCGTACAGATGGCTTCAGCTTTGGTGCCAACGCCGCCGGCGCTCAATGGGATGGCACCATGTACGAGGGGGGTAAGGTAGACCTGAGCTGGGATAACAAATGGATATCGGTAGTAAAAAACTATCCCGATAAGTGGGTATTTGAGGCAGCCATTCCCTTTAAGAGTATCCGTTATAAAAAAGGTGTTGGCCAATGGGGTATCAACTTTAGCCGCAACGACCTGATAACGACCGAAAAATCGAGCTGGGCGCCGGTACCAAGGCAGTTCCCTACCGCATCACTGGCTTATACCGGATTGCTGGTGTGGGACGATTTACCTCCGGATGCAGGCACCAACATTTCTATTATTCCTTATGCGCTTACCGGTATTTCAAAAGACTACAGCGCCGGAACCAAAACCGACTGGAAAAAGGAAATAGGCGGCGATGCCAAAATTGGCCTTACCTCGTCCCTCAACCTCGACCTTACCGTTAACCCCGACTTTTCGCAGGTTGATGTAGACCAGCAAGTGGTTAATTTGAACCGGTATGAACTATTTTTTCCCGAGAAGAGGCAGTTTTTTTTAGAGAACGGCGACTTGTTTGCCAATTTTGGCTACGCCGATATCAGGCCATTTTTTTCGCGCAGAATAGGGCTTAATGCCCCTATCAGATTTGGCACCAGGCTTACCGGCAAGCTGGATAAAGACTGGCGTGTTGGGTTGATGGATATACAAACCGGAACATCAAACGATGCCCTTACCCCTGCCCAAAACTATGGCGTGCTCACGCTTCAGCGCCGTGTTTTTGGCCGTTCAAACATCGGCTTTATGTTTATTAATAAGGATGCAACAGGGACATCACCCCCCGGTAATGCCTATAACCGTAACTTTGGGGTGGAGTACAACCTGGCCTCACCAAGCAATTTATGGACCGGCAAACTTTTAGGCCTAAAATCATTTACACCCGGCCTTAAGGGGCACGACCTGGTGGCAGCCGCCCACGTGCAATACCTAAGCAAATACTGGACGGCCTATTTACAGGATGAGTATGTTGGCAAAAATTATACTGCCGGGGTTGGCTATGTGCCCAGGGTTGGCTATAATAAAATTAGCCCGCTGATATTACATAACTTTTTCCCCAAGGGCGGCGATGTACTTATCCATGGCATCCAGCTAACCAGCAACTATTATTTTGACGAAAACTTTAAGCGTACCGATAACGAAAGCACCTTAGCTTACATTATGACGCTACGCAACAAAAGCACATTTACGGTATCGGGCATTGATACTTATATCAAATTACTGGTGCCTTTTGATCCAACCAATACAGGCAAAACACCGTTGCCTATAGGCTCGCAACATCATTGGAACACGGTTGATGTGCAATTTGCATCAAAACCGCAGGCCTTATTTACCTATTTGCTGGAGGGCCTTCACGGTGGTTATTACGATGGATACCGCACCAGCCTGATTGCGCAACTGGGTTATCGCTTTCAGCCTTATGTTAACCTGTTTGTAAACTCCTCATTTAATGATCTGCGCCTGCCCCAGCCTTACGGCGATACCCAATTTTGGCTGATTGGGCCAAAGGCAGATATCACCTTAACTAACACGTTATATTTTACCACTTATGTACAATACAACGGCCAGGTAAAAAACATCAATACCAACGTACGCCTGCAATGGCGCTACAAACCGGCATCAGATTTTTTTATTGTTTATGGGGATAACTCCATACCATCGCCCTATACCGTTAAAAACCGCCAGCTGGTAGTTAAGTGGACTTACTGGTGTAATCTTTGA
- a CDS encoding DUF6686 family protein, whose product MCDAKVLSQVGASVISRCHECRCIFIWNNNLILSFTPEQFIQFRDFTLELNFENYTFPFPDGQERMVMRTPVNDVQFTFSSDEWEDFHAAMDEAVYMQEVYSLMDGRE is encoded by the coding sequence ATGTGCGATGCAAAAGTATTGAGCCAGGTTGGGGCATCGGTTATTAGCCGCTGCCACGAGTGCCGTTGTATTTTTATCTGGAATAATAACCTTATCCTGAGTTTTACGCCCGAGCAGTTTATACAATTCCGGGATTTTACGCTCGAACTTAATTTTGAGAATTATACTTTCCCCTTTCCCGACGGGCAGGAACGTATGGTAATGCGCACCCCGGTAAATGATGTGCAGTTCACCTTCAGCAGCGATGAATGGGAAGATTTTCATGCCGCCATGGATGAAGCCGTTTACATGCAGGAAGTATACAGCCTGATGGATGGACGGGAGTAG
- a CDS encoding helix-hairpin-helix domain-containing protein: MKKNIDLKLNADEKAVLKSQKIKINTLAGYAPDEIAAILKASPQRAKEIAALMEFQSIPSLGINFASELIEQGYYSLKQLEGKDPVELYNAFEKHWGAWADPCVEDSYRLLAHYIVHRDETKRWWNFTAERKAYRAQHGFPADRPARPWYDLPQYPKMKQYADGLNKDTGTVKL; this comes from the coding sequence ATGAAAAAGAATATCGACCTCAAATTAAATGCTGACGAAAAGGCAGTACTTAAAAGCCAGAAAATAAAGATAAATACATTGGCTGGCTACGCGCCTGATGAAATAGCGGCTATACTGAAGGCATCGCCCCAAAGGGCTAAAGAAATTGCCGCCCTGATGGAATTTCAAAGCATCCCTTCGTTGGGCATTAACTTTGCATCCGAGCTTATTGAACAAGGGTATTATTCGTTAAAACAGCTTGAAGGTAAAGATCCCGTTGAGTTGTACAACGCATTTGAAAAGCATTGGGGGGCCTGGGCCGACCCTTGTGTTGAGGATTCGTACCGTTTACTGGCCCATTATATTGTACACCGCGACGAGACCAAACGCTGGTGGAATTTTACTGCCGAACGCAAAGCCTACCGCGCCCAACACGGCTTCCCTGCCGACAGGCCAGCCCGCCCCTGGTATGATTTGCCGCAATACCCCAAAATGAAGCAGTATGCCGATGGCCTTAATAAAGATACAGGTACTGTTAAGTTGTAA
- a CDS encoding tetratricopeptide repeat-containing sensor histidine kinase translates to MRFKKHIAGNHGTRGLISAFFLLFSSLQAFAKSHPEVDSIKNLLLPASEYQKNPDTATINKLNKIASGYFKSNPDSAYYYGKKSVELSRKIKYPEGIADGLLETGHVSYFKGNTKQAKQNFDEAIAIFKSLHNDRGLSKAYISYGRMYNQLAEYKLALDYLDKARLICLRNQDEPVLTDCYKNIGITYFSKGQLSNALDFYYKGLFIALKNNYVTTSAEIYNDIGVVLQNMEVFPNALEYFKKAIQVFEATNNKQAVGTINENIGEVLLAQHKYDEAILYLTKSLKTAKQQDDKDGLSSVYTDLGMCYAHKSQILLAKSYLDTSLQIATKYQIVYNQAYALNGYATMYNLLSDYKNAYKYAVGGQAQAIKLGNISVRSNSALQLNKAMAGLGKYEEANRMLNEYINLKNQINDNESIQKLTSYNYELGFAEKKRQLAQQQRERDLIYQQKIKSQRLVNAIFSIIIAAMIVTVGIYYRQKRKQQKINALLEDRNSEILKQKTNIDDQAEKLNDLNVLKDRLISILAHDLRAPLSTLRGLFSLLQDDSISHEELLEMIPGVLKKLEYTSDFLDTLLFWINSQMENFEASVKNFSIKGLVSLEIETYHEQAELKGINLLDSIPGNLSAWADPNSVRIVIRNLITNALKFCREGDTIEISATMEDNKRIIVKVKDTGVGMSADQRDKLFKGKVNSKMGTKNESGTGMGMLFCKDLVEKCHGKIWVTSEPGVGTEFMFTLPAVAVAASAEI, encoded by the coding sequence TTGAGATTTAAAAAACATATTGCAGGTAATCATGGTACACGGGGGTTAATATCTGCGTTCTTTCTTTTATTCTCAAGCCTTCAGGCATTTGCTAAGTCGCATCCCGAAGTTGATAGTATTAAAAACCTGTTATTGCCGGCGTCTGAATATCAAAAAAATCCGGATACCGCTACCATTAATAAGCTCAACAAAATAGCATCGGGCTATTTTAAATCGAACCCCGATAGCGCTTATTATTATGGCAAAAAAAGCGTTGAGCTATCGCGCAAAATTAAATATCCGGAGGGGATAGCAGATGGCTTACTGGAAACCGGGCACGTAAGTTATTTTAAAGGCAACACCAAACAAGCCAAACAGAATTTTGACGAAGCTATAGCCATATTCAAAAGCTTACATAATGATAGGGGCCTTAGCAAGGCATACATATCCTACGGGCGGATGTATAACCAATTGGCCGAATATAAACTTGCCTTAGACTATTTAGATAAAGCCCGCCTGATTTGCCTGCGCAACCAGGACGAGCCTGTTTTAACAGATTGTTATAAAAACATAGGGATAACTTACTTTAGTAAAGGCCAGCTTTCAAATGCGCTCGACTTTTACTATAAGGGCCTTTTTATCGCTTTAAAAAACAATTATGTAACAACATCAGCCGAAATTTATAATGATATTGGGGTTGTATTGCAAAATATGGAGGTGTTCCCCAACGCGCTTGAATATTTTAAAAAGGCCATACAGGTATTTGAGGCTACCAACAACAAGCAAGCCGTTGGCACTATTAATGAAAACATTGGCGAAGTGCTGCTTGCCCAACATAAATACGATGAAGCTATTTTATATTTAACAAAATCGCTGAAAACCGCCAAACAACAGGATGATAAAGACGGCTTAAGTTCGGTTTATACAGATCTTGGCATGTGTTACGCGCATAAAAGTCAAATTTTGCTTGCCAAATCATACCTTGATACATCGTTACAGATAGCCACAAAATACCAGATTGTGTATAACCAAGCCTACGCTTTAAATGGTTATGCCACCATGTATAACTTGTTAAGCGATTATAAAAATGCCTATAAATACGCTGTGGGTGGCCAGGCGCAGGCCATTAAGCTGGGCAATATATCGGTACGCTCCAACTCGGCGTTACAGCTTAACAAGGCCATGGCCGGCCTTGGCAAATATGAAGAAGCCAACCGGATGTTAAATGAATACATCAACCTTAAAAATCAAATTAATGATAATGAAAGTATTCAAAAGCTCACCTCATATAACTATGAACTGGGCTTTGCCGAAAAGAAACGCCAGCTTGCCCAGCAACAGCGTGAACGCGACCTGATATATCAACAGAAAATAAAAAGCCAACGGCTGGTTAACGCCATATTTTCTATCATAATTGCGGCCATGATAGTCACCGTAGGTATTTATTACCGTCAAAAACGAAAGCAGCAAAAAATTAACGCCCTGCTTGAGGACCGTAACAGCGAGATACTGAAACAAAAAACCAATATTGACGACCAGGCCGAAAAACTAAACGATTTAAATGTTTTAAAAGACCGGCTGATATCTATTTTGGCACATGACCTGCGGGCACCGTTAAGCACATTACGCGGCCTGTTCAGCTTGCTACAGGATGATAGCATCAGCCACGAGGAGTTGCTGGAAATGATACCGGGCGTATTAAAAAAACTGGAATACACCTCTGATTTTCTCGACACCCTCCTTTTTTGGATAAACAGCCAGATGGAAAACTTTGAGGCATCGGTAAAAAACTTTTCGATAAAAGGGCTGGTGAGTTTAGAGATTGAAACCTACCACGAACAAGCCGAGTTAAAAGGCATCAACCTGTTGGATAGCATTCCCGGCAATTTATCTGCCTGGGCCGATCCCAACTCTGTCCGCATTGTTATCCGTAACCTGATTACTAATGCACTGAAATTTTGCCGCGAAGGTGATACCATCGAGATTTCGGCCACGATGGAAGATAACAAAAGAATTATTGTAAAGGTGAAAGATACCGGTGTAGGCATGTCTGCCGATCAGCGCGATAAACTGTTTAAAGGCAAGGTAAACAGTAAGATGGGCACCAAAAATGAATCGGGCACCGGCATGGGCATGCTGTTTTGTAAAGATCTTGTTGAAAAATGCCACGGTAAAATATGGGTAACCAGCGAGCCGGGGGTAGGTACCGAATTTATGTTTACACTGCCCGCGGTAGCCGTTGCAGCGTCGGCAGAAATATAA
- the carA gene encoding glutamine-hydrolyzing carbamoyl-phosphate synthase small subunit produces the protein MTHFTKLPAVLLLADGTVFYGKAAGKIGTTTGEICFNTGMTGYQEIFTDPSYFGQIMVATNAHIGNYGIADIEVESGNIQIAGLVCKNYNIAYSRKQANGSIQDYFQAQNIVGISDVDTRQIVRHIRDKGAMNAIISSEILDIEELKAKLAEVPSMDGLELSSQVSTTETYTFGKEDATYRVAVLDLGVKKNILRNFDDRDVYAKVFPAKTTYAEMEKDFAPNGYFISNGPGDPSAMPYAIDTVKEILAADKPMFGICLGHQLLALANDIPTKKMFNGHRGLNHPVKNIIINHCEVTSQNHGFGVIPEAVRASDKVEITHVNLNDQSIEGIRVKDKKAFSVQYHPESSPGPHDSRYLFDDFINLMK, from the coding sequence ATGACGCACTTCACCAAATTACCGGCAGTACTTTTATTGGCTGATGGCACCGTTTTTTACGGTAAAGCCGCCGGAAAGATAGGTACTACCACCGGCGAGATCTGTTTTAACACAGGGATGACCGGCTACCAGGAAATTTTTACCGACCCATCGTACTTTGGGCAAATAATGGTTGCAACCAATGCGCACATTGGTAATTACGGTATAGCCGATATCGAAGTTGAATCGGGTAATATCCAGATTGCAGGTTTGGTTTGTAAAAACTATAACATTGCTTACAGCCGTAAACAAGCTAACGGATCTATCCAGGATTATTTCCAGGCGCAAAATATAGTAGGCATCAGCGATGTGGATACCCGCCAGATAGTACGCCATATCCGCGATAAGGGCGCTATGAACGCTATCATTTCGTCAGAGATATTGGATATCGAAGAGTTGAAAGCCAAACTGGCCGAAGTACCTTCGATGGATGGGCTGGAGTTATCATCACAGGTATCAACCACCGAAACTTATACTTTTGGTAAAGAGGATGCCACCTACCGGGTTGCAGTACTTGATTTGGGTGTAAAGAAAAACATCCTGCGTAATTTTGATGATCGTGATGTTTATGCCAAAGTTTTCCCGGCAAAAACTACATACGCCGAAATGGAAAAAGATTTTGCGCCAAACGGCTATTTTATATCAAACGGCCCCGGCGATCCATCGGCTATGCCTTATGCAATTGATACCGTAAAAGAAATTTTAGCTGCAGATAAACCGATGTTTGGCATTTGCTTAGGTCACCAGTTACTGGCTTTGGCTAACGATATCCCAACCAAAAAAATGTTTAATGGTCACCGCGGCTTAAACCACCCGGTAAAAAACATCATCATTAATCATTGCGAGGTAACATCGCAAAATCACGGTTTTGGTGTGATACCAGAAGCTGTGCGCGCATCCGATAAAGTAGAAATTACCCACGTAAATCTTAACGATCAATCGATAGAAGGTATCCGTGTTAAAGATAAAAAAGCATTCTCGGTACAATACCACCCGGAGTCATCACCTGGTCCGCACGATTCAAGGTATTTGTTTGATGATTTTATCAACCTGATGAAATAA
- the panB gene encoding 3-methyl-2-oxobutanoate hydroxymethyltransferase, translating to MSVNKEVKRITTHILQEMKNRGEKIAMLTAYDYSMATIVDEAGMDIILVGDSASNVMAGHETTLPITLDQMIYHASSVVRAAKRALVVVDLPFGSYQGNSKEALNSSIRIMKESGAHAVKMEGGVEIAESISRILTAGIPVMGHLGLTPQSIYKFGTYTVRAKEEVEAQKLREDALKLQELGCFAIVLEKIPAKLATEVSQSVQIPIIGIGAGQCDGQVLVIHDMLGINNGFKPRFLRQYSNLYEQMNGAFKNYISDVKSKSFPNDKEQY from the coding sequence ATGTCTGTAAACAAAGAAGTAAAAAGGATCACCACGCATATTCTGCAGGAGATGAAAAACCGTGGCGAAAAAATTGCCATGCTTACCGCGTACGATTACTCCATGGCTACCATTGTAGATGAAGCCGGTATGGACATCATCCTGGTAGGCGATTCGGCCTCAAACGTGATGGCCGGGCACGAAACCACGCTTCCGATTACGCTCGATCAGATGATCTATCATGCATCATCAGTTGTTCGCGCCGCCAAACGGGCGTTGGTTGTTGTGGATTTGCCCTTTGGATCGTACCAGGGTAATTCTAAAGAGGCGCTTAACTCGTCTATCCGGATCATGAAAGAATCTGGCGCGCATGCCGTTAAAATGGAAGGTGGCGTTGAAATTGCCGAGTCTATCAGCCGTATACTAACGGCGGGCATTCCGGTAATGGGGCATTTAGGTTTAACGCCGCAATCTATTTATAAATTTGGCACCTATACCGTACGCGCCAAGGAAGAAGTTGAAGCCCAGAAATTACGTGAAGACGCGCTTAAGTTACAGGAGCTTGGTTGTTTTGCTATTGTACTTGAAAAAATACCGGCCAAACTGGCAACAGAAGTTAGCCAAAGTGTACAAATCCCAATCATCGGTATAGGTGCCGGCCAGTGCGACGGCCAGGTTTTGGTAATACACGATATGCTGGGCATCAACAACGGCTTTAAGCCGCGTTTTTTACGCCAGTATTCCAACTTATATGAGCAAATGAACGGGGCTTTTAAAAACTACATCAGCGATGTAAAATCAAAAAGCTTCCCGAACGATAAGGAACAATATTAA
- a CDS encoding RluA family pseudouridine synthase, whose translation MARPEFNYTSFDVTDKDILYEDNHLIAVNKRAGDIVQVDDTGDESLDDKVKKYIAQKYNKPNGAFLGVVHRLDRPVSGVILFAKTSKALERINKMFKGREMHKTYYAVVRKKPYPESGTLVHWLVKNPQKNVTKAHDKEVQGSLRSELSYKLVAELNGYYLIEVDPITGRPHQIRVQLSTLGSPIVGDNKYGYPRGSLRKSICLHARKLTFIHPVKNEPVEIIAPVPRDGFWEKFEGMMVG comes from the coding sequence ATGGCCCGCCCCGAGTTTAATTATACCAGTTTTGATGTTACTGATAAGGATATCCTTTATGAGGATAACCACCTTATTGCGGTGAACAAACGTGCCGGGGATATTGTACAGGTTGATGATACCGGCGACGAATCATTAGACGATAAGGTTAAAAAGTACATAGCTCAGAAATACAACAAACCCAATGGCGCCTTTTTAGGCGTGGTGCATAGGTTAGACAGGCCCGTGAGCGGCGTTATACTGTTTGCAAAAACCAGCAAAGCGCTTGAGCGGATCAATAAAATGTTTAAAGGCCGCGAAATGCATAAAACATACTATGCCGTGGTGCGCAAAAAACCTTATCCCGAATCGGGCACATTGGTGCATTGGCTGGTAAAAAATCCGCAAAAAAACGTAACCAAGGCCCACGATAAAGAGGTACAGGGTAGTTTACGATCGGAACTAAGCTACAAACTGGTTGCCGAGCTTAATGGTTACTACCTGATAGAAGTTGACCCGATAACTGGCAGGCCGCACCAAATCCGCGTGCAGTTATCAACCCTGGGCTCGCCTATAGTAGGTGATAATAAATATGGTTATCCGCGCGGCAGCCTGCGTAAAAGCATCTGTTTACATGCCCGTAAGCTTACCTTTATTCATCCTGTAAAAAATGAGCCTGTCGAGATTATAGCCCCCGTTCCGCGCGATGGCTTTTGGGAAAAGTTTGAAGGGATGATGGTTGGGTAA
- the yiaK gene encoding 3-dehydro-L-gulonate 2-dehydrogenase: MRIPLPQLKAEFKRVLLKLNFTDDKASECAGIFAENSRDGIYTHGLNRFPVFVQHVKDGLVKPGNHPNREGGFGAMEQWNGNLGPGMLNARFCMDRAIQLANDNGIGCVALKNTNHWMRGGTYGWQAADAGYIGICFTNTIANLPPWGGLDPRLGNNPLVIAVPRKGGPVVLDMAISQYSVGKLNQYKSNNETLPLPGGYDEAGNLSTNPAAILQSTRLLPVGFWKGSGLSLVLDLLATILSGGNSTAKITQSGAESGVSQVFICIRPSNDRQTASLIEEIIAYTKTSTPEQEGGTINYPGENTLKTRERNLSEGVLVDERIWEVVKAL, encoded by the coding sequence ATGCGCATCCCACTCCCTCAACTTAAAGCCGAATTTAAACGCGTTTTGCTAAAGCTCAATTTTACTGACGATAAGGCCAGTGAATGTGCCGGTATTTTTGCAGAAAACAGCAGGGATGGCATATATACCCACGGCTTAAATCGTTTTCCTGTTTTTGTGCAGCACGTAAAGGATGGCTTGGTTAAACCCGGCAATCATCCCAACCGGGAAGGCGGTTTTGGCGCTATGGAACAATGGAACGGTAACCTGGGGCCAGGGATGCTGAATGCCAGGTTTTGCATGGATAGGGCCATCCAACTGGCAAACGACAACGGCATAGGTTGCGTGGCGCTAAAAAATACCAACCACTGGATGCGGGGTGGCACTTATGGCTGGCAGGCAGCAGACGCCGGTTATATAGGCATATGCTTTACCAATACCATTGCCAACCTGCCACCCTGGGGTGGGCTCGATCCGCGGCTGGGTAATAACCCGTTGGTAATAGCCGTGCCACGTAAAGGGGGGCCTGTGGTGCTGGATATGGCCATATCGCAATACTCGGTAGGTAAATTGAATCAGTATAAAAGCAATAATGAAACTTTGCCGTTGCCAGGGGGATACGATGAAGCCGGTAATTTAAGTACCAACCCGGCAGCCATACTTCAATCCACAAGGCTGCTTCCTGTCGGTTTCTGGAAAGGATCGGGGCTTTCCCTGGTGCTTGATTTATTAGCTACAATTTTAAGTGGAGGCAATTCCACTGCAAAAATTACGCAAAGCGGAGCCGAATCGGGTGTATCACAGGTGTTTATCTGTATAAGGCCTTCAAACGATCGACAAACAGCCTCGCTAATTGAAGAGATCATCGCCTACACCAAAACCAGTACCCCTGAGCAAGAGGGCGGCACTATAAACTATCCCGGCGAAAATACCCTAAAAACGCGTGAACGAAACCTATCCGAAGGAGTTTTGGTTGATGAACGGATTTGGGAGGTGGTGAAGGCCCTATAA
- a CDS encoding lipocalin family protein yields MKNKFPLFFIIALVVAGALVNSCKKDKNSNIPALLASGVWELASIQVYHYTGNTQVGNPDTLNTDCDKNQYFTFKSDNTCSYTNFDCIKQTSTGTWNLTENKLYFSSDIVAKDTVAGGSMSTEKPFNYTQIETLGTYSLVLQTGDVEPNYSATKARTVRRYGFIRQKATTNTN; encoded by the coding sequence ATGAAAAATAAATTTCCATTATTCTTTATAATTGCTTTAGTTGTTGCCGGCGCACTGGTAAACTCCTGCAAAAAAGATAAAAATAGCAATATCCCAGCCCTTTTAGCCAGCGGTGTTTGGGAACTGGCCTCGATACAGGTTTACCATTACACAGGGAATACACAGGTAGGCAATCCGGATACGTTAAATACCGATTGTGATAAAAACCAGTATTTCACCTTTAAAAGCGATAATACCTGCAGCTACACCAATTTTGATTGTATTAAACAAACATCAACCGGCACCTGGAATTTGACTGAAAACAAGTTATACTTTTCGTCAGATATCGTAGCTAAAGACACCGTGGCCGGCGGCAGCATGAGCACCGAAAAGCCATTTAATTATACGCAGATTGAAACCCTTGGCACTTATTCCCTGGTGTTGCAAACCGGTGATGTTGAGCCCAATTATTCGGCTACCAAAGCCCGCACCGTTAGGCGTTATGGATTTATACGGCAAAAAGCCACAACAAATACCAATTAA
- the purN gene encoding phosphoribosylglycinamide formyltransferase: MKKRIAIFASGSGSNAQKLMEHFKRNAEAEVVLILTNNPQAFVLQRADNFEVPSHIFTRHEFFETDDVIRLLKNLQVDLIVLAGFLWLIPGSLLKAFPNKIINLHPSLLPKYGGKGMYGDHVHKAILDNKEEESGITIHFVNEHFDEGEVIHQSKFKIEPGDNIEMIKFKGQQLEHLHFPKVVEALLKKMKS; the protein is encoded by the coding sequence ATGAAGAAACGAATTGCCATTTTTGCTTCAGGTTCGGGTTCAAACGCCCAAAAATTAATGGAGCATTTTAAACGCAATGCCGAGGCCGAAGTTGTACTGATACTCACCAACAACCCACAAGCCTTCGTATTACAGCGTGCCGACAATTTTGAAGTGCCATCGCACATTTTTACCCGCCACGAATTTTTTGAAACTGATGATGTAATCCGTCTACTCAAAAACCTGCAGGTTGATTTGATTGTACTGGCAGGTTTTCTGTGGCTTATCCCCGGCTCATTATTAAAAGCGTTCCCCAATAAAATCATCAACCTTCACCCTTCCCTGCTACCCAAATACGGCGGCAAGGGCATGTACGGCGATCATGTGCATAAAGCTATTTTGGATAACAAAGAAGAAGAAAGCGGTATCACCATCCATTTTGTAAACGAACACTTTGATGAAGGCGAAGTTATCCACCAATCGAAGTTCAAAATTGAACCCGGCGATAACATCGAGATGATCAAATTCAAAGGCCAGCAACTGGAACACCTACATTTCCCAAAAGTGGTAGAGGCGTTACTAAAGAAGATGAAAAGCTAA